The Triticum urartu cultivar G1812 chromosome 6, Tu2.1, whole genome shotgun sequence genome includes the window ATAATGACGGGCAAAAAGGGAACGTGTTTACCTCATATAGAGGTCTTGTACTCCTTGTGGTTTCTCTTAATTTCTAAAACTAAATTAAAATTAAAAAGAGGTAAACACTTTAGTTGAAGTGCGGCACATAGAAAACATGCCCTGACACCATGGGTGTAGTAACTGGTAAAGAAAACTTTGTACACGAGCCCCCACATTAAAAGGCCAAGGGTACATAATGACTGGCAAAAAGGGAACGTGTTTGCCTCATATAGAGGTCTTGTACTCCTTGTGGTTTCTCTTAGTTTCTAGAACTAAATTAAAATTAAAAAGGGGTGACGACTGGATTCAAACCCGCACCTCCTGGGTAGATGTGTGGCGCTCTAGCCACTAGGCTACAACATCTTTGCTGATGTTAAGCGAGATTCGCTAGCTGATAAACCAAATTTAGCGCAGCGACCTGCGATGGAAAAAACGAAACGTTTTTTCTGACTTATAGGTGGCATACTCGGTAATTTGTAGCAACTTTGGGGGTTAATTATATGACGTACGGGCAGAAGCAATAACCCTTTTATTATTAGGGTAGAGGTATATATATAGAAAGTCTATTAATAACCCAGGGTAAAGAATAAGTTATTCCTCCTTTCATTCCAACAATTTAGTTCCTCTCTGTCAGTAGTAGATTGTGTTCTGGTCTAAATTGATAAGCTATGTGGAGTTAGACGTGTGTTATATAGATCATGAAATCCATGCTTAGGTTCTTTCGTGTGCAGGTTACATTTTCTAGACATATAGGTAGCCAATTACTGGTTTCAGGACTACGTCATAGATTCGTGCATTGCACCATATCATTTCACTAGATGGTAAGTTGTGCGAAAAGAAGTTAAAAAGCTAATGATCATGGTGTTCAGTGTTATAGACTACAAGCATGCTAGAAAACAAATTCAGAACTAGCAAACAAAAGAATTGAGTTCGTCGCGATAACAATTTTCAGGAAACAATGGCTATTTCATATATATGATGGTGATTTTTTGGCGACTATTTCGGGGGAAAAAAACTTAGGCTATGTTTGGTAGCAAAGTATCAGAAAAAACAAAGTATCAAAAATTACAGTAATTTAATCAGTAGGCACACAATACCATAGTTTTAACTTAACAAAGTTTTTCTGGAGTATTCAGAATACAGACCACATGTTTGGCCACAGCACACAATGCTGTAAAATTTGCTGGCTAGCCGTTAATTAGGCAGTCGCATGCTGTAGTAGCGAGATGAAAAAATAGTGGATGGAAGTTGCACCGTGGTGTAGTACTAGAATATATGGATCGACTAGATTAACGATGATTAgcggcagcgacggcggcggAGTAATTAGCAAATGGATAATGAGAAGTAGTAGAAGTAGGAGGAAATAAGGATTCATCCTTTGCAGATAGTTTTTGTAGGAAAATGCTAATCAATTTATTAGCAAATGGATAATGGGAACTAGTAGAACTGTACTAATCAATTTGTAGGAAAATACTCCTTTCATTTAAAACATTAGGCATATAGTTTTTGTAACTTTACTTTTAGATATGTTTTCTCTTGTATTCCCTCGTTTCTATACTCTCTTTCTCTCCCATATTTATTTATGGATGCTATGGTCATTTCACTGAACATCGTTTTTGTTCTGTGCCCTGTTTAATCCCCATTCTTGATCAAACATAGCTTATAAAAAAATGAAGGGTGATCTAGTTATTTTGTACACACAGTAATTAGTAAGTATTTGTGTTATGTGTGTACGTTGGTACTAGCAATTGCCGATGTGGTAGTTTGATAAATGAAGCTAGAAAACAGCTAGCGGTATCCAGCAAGGATAGGACAGGAGATGTCAAATTTATAAGTTTCCAAATGGCCGCCCAGAATGTGTAATAATCAAGATTGGCGAAATATTCAGTTTGCAGTACACATGTATCACAGCTCAAACATACCAATTACATGTGAATTGCGTTTCTTGTTCTGACATCATTGCATTTCATGATCCTCGGTATTTATTTCTATGCAATTACAACATTAGTTTGAATGGCAGCTGGATTTGGATTTATTGTTAGGCTTACTTTGTTTTTGTGTCCTATAAACAGGGTGAAGCTCGGCGAGAGAGGCCCTATAGTTTACAAATATTCGTGGAGCTCTCACAATGGCAGACAGAGAGAGGAGCTACTCCAGCATTGCACGGCTGACAGCAAGTGACTAATGCCCTAATCTTGTTGTGTAAATTAATGCAACTGGCGTTAACTTGTAGAGCATCATGTTGTTAGAATAGTTCTAAGGTCACCGTGTGATTTCGTTTACATTTTTGCTTGCTTGCCGGTGTACCAAACAAGATGGATGTAGCTTCTGCCGAGGTATGGACGAGGGGCGGGTCCGTTCCTCTGTTCCTGCTCTGTTCCCCTCCCCTAGGACATCAAGGTGCTCCCGCTACTGATTTCCCTGGGAGGATTCTTCGTCTGGGACTGCGATTCCGGTCGCTCTCTCGCTGCTTTCTTCCCCTCTCCATCTCCCTTGCCGCGCTACCTTGTGGTGGGTTGACCTAGATCTGTTTTGTTCGGGGCGATTAAGGGGCGATCTGTGCATCGCTACCCACCCTTGGCAATGGCAGACCGAGGCTCGAATTCCACCCTTGATGCGGCGGCTACTGGAGAGGCTGGGACCCTGGACTCCTTGGATCGACGCGCCCCCGCGCCTGCAACAAGGGATCCGGTGCCGACCCCCGCCCCGGTGCTCGGGGAGTTTGGTTCTGATTCTGCCCCTCGTGTGGTGGAGATGATGGAGCGCCTCCGTCTGACGGCGATTGAGGCGCAACCGGTCTTGGTGGATGATGAAGATGAGGTGGATCAGGTGGATCCGGGTCGTGCGCTGGTGGGGAAGGTGCTCTCCCCCAACGTCCTCCACATCAACACCATCCCATCGGCAATGAGGCCGGCGTGGGGAAATCCCCAAGGCTTGCTGTTCCATCCAGCAGGAGATAACCTGTTTGTGGCGGAGTTCGCCACCCCTGCAGACCGTGCTCGTGTTCTGGAAGGCTCGCCATGGATGGTGGGTCGCCATGCTGTCCTTTTCAAGGATTTTGATGCTGAAATTCAACCGACTCAGATGATCTTTGATCGACTGACCATATGGGCACGAATTATGGCCCTGCCTCCAAGACTGATGAAATCCAAGCTTGGTATGGAATTTGCAAAGTCGATTGGCAAGATTGTGCGTGTGGAGTCGGATGCCGATGGTCGCTGTTGGGGCCCCTACATGAGGGTTCGGGCCGAGGTTTTGGTTCAGGAACCAGTGGTAAGGTATGTTACTGTAACATCTGCCAAAACGAAGAGCACCGAAACATATTCAGTCATGTACGAGCGACTACCTTTCTTCTGCTTTTCATGTGGCCTGTTAGGTCACTCGTCGATGTTGTGCCCAACTCCGGGCGTCCGTGATGAAAATGGAGAGCTCCCCTATGCTGCCATGAAAGTGTGTGTTCCTGATGATCAACCAAAGCGGTCGGGGGGCTCAAAGTCCAGTTTTGCTTCTTCCTCGTCCGGCTTTTTTCAGAGAACCTCGGGACAGAAGACCTTTACTGCTGGTACTAGAATTTCTAATCCTAGCAGTCAAGCCAATAATGTTGCCAAGAATGATGTGGTCGATGAGACAGAGGTTTCCTCCCCAGCTAAGGGTGGTCCTGGCCGTGGTAGCTCATCCCGTGGAAGGGGGCGTGCCAGTTCTGCCCGTGGTCGTGGCCGAGGGAAGATTGGGGGCTCGGGCAAGGAATTGTTCCCGGTCTCTAAGTCAAAGAAAGGTATGTCCGGACAGAAACGCAAAACTGCTAAAGACACACCTGGTCAGCTCTCTGAAGGTACTACTTGCTCTGAAATCAATCAGCTTGCTATTGTTCTATCTGGCAATTCTGTTGGAGCTGCTCCTCCACTTGAAATGATTGGAGATATTGAGTCAGATAAGAAACAAAGGACTTCTCCTACCCGATCGGCGGATCCGGCGGTGGCTGCGGAGCAGCACCGCCAGATGCAATGAGTCTGTTATGCTGGAACTGTCGAGGCTTGGGGTCGGACTCGACGGTTGGCGAGCTTCGCTGGTTAGTGAAGCTTCACCGCCCCACCCTCCTCTTTCTCTCTGAGACAAAGATGAGGGATTCACGTGTCAGAAACTTTATGTGGTCTCTAGGTTTTACCGGGTGTTTGGCCGTTAATTCCGACGGCCTGAGTGGTGGTTTGGCTCTGTTTTGGACGGCGTCTGTTAATGTTTCTCTCAAGGGGAGCAATGCTTGATGTATTGATGTTCTTGTTACTTCGGAGGCGGGCTCAACTTGGCGTGCTACCTTTGTGTACGGCGAACCGAGGAGAGAGGATAGGCCACAATTCTGGGAGTTGCTGAAACGTTTGAAAGCTCAATGGCAAGGTCCTTGGATTGTATGTGGGGATTTCAATGAGGTTCTATCCTAGGACGAGCATTGTGGTCCCCGGGACAGATCTGAAGCTCAGATTTCAGCCTTTCGAGATTGTCTCATGGACTGTGAGTTGATGGATTTGGGTTTCTCCGGGCCTAAGTTTACGTGGTGTAATCGCCAAGACCCGGAGTGCCATGTGAAAGTCCGGCTTGATAGAGCAGTGGCCAATTCAGATTTTGTAAGGTTGCATGATGTTTGCGCTGTTGAACATGTGATCACCACCTCGTCTGATCATTATGCTATCTTGATCGAGCTTGCCGGGCAGCCCACCCAGAGGACACAACGGCCAGTGCAGCAAGGTTTTAAGTTCGAGGCTATGTGGTTGCGGGCAGCCGACTATAGAGAGCAGCTGGAACGTGCTTGGACTGAGGGGCGGAGTGGTGATTCTTCTCTGCAGGCGACATGGGACAATCTTCATCATGTCGCTGGGGCCCTTAAGTCCTGGAGTCGTGACACTTTTGGTTCTATCCGGCGTCAGATCAATAGACTGGAGCGACGACTTAAGTCCATCCGGTCTATGCCAGTCACGAACTCATCTTTGGCTGAGGAAAGATCTATTAAGACTCAATTATGTGAGTTATTTGAAAGAGAAGAAATCATGGCTCGTCAACGTTCGAGGGTGGACTGGTTGCGTGAGGGGGATCGCAACACTGAGTTCTTCCATGCTCGAGCTGCTGCCCGCAAGAGGACCAACAGAATCCAGCGTCTGGTCCGTGATGATGGGTCCTTTTGTGATACTCAACGAGAGATTAAAGGTTTGGTGCAACAATTCTATGAGAAACTTTTCACATCCGAACCTTGTGATGCAGCTGATGCAGTCCTGGATGCTATCCCTCAAAAGATTTCTTCTGAGATGAATGAGGATTTGAGTAAGCCCTACACTAACAAGGAAATCAAGGCTGCTCTATTCCAGATGGGTCCTACTAAAGCTCCTGGACCTGATGGTTTTCCAACCCTCTTCTATCAGAATCATTGGGACTTCTTGGGAGAGGAGATTTGTCGAGCCGTGAGATGCTTTCTGGATGGAAGCTCAATTCCGGAGGGTTTTTGTGACTCAGCGATCGTCCTTATTCCTAAAGTGACACGACCCATCTCTCTCAAAAAAAAGTGACACGACCCAAGCACCTGAAGAATTTCCGTCCAATTAGTCTATGTAATGTTCTTTACAAGATTGCCTCGAAGGTCTTGGCCAATCGTTTGAAGTTATTGCTCCCTGTTGTCATCTCTGAGTTTCAAAGTGCCTTCGTGCCTGGAAGATTGATCACTGACAACTCTCTTATTGCTTTTGAATCTCTTCACACCATCAGACATCAGCGAGCTAAACAACCCTTCTTTGCCTTGAAGATTGACATGACAAAAGCCTATGACCGTGTTGAGTGGAGTTTTCTTCATGGTTGCCTCTCCAGACTTGGTTTTAACCGTGCATGGATCAACTCAGTGATGAGGTGTGTAACCAATGTCCGCTATGCTGTAAGGGTTAACGGTGAGCTTACTGCACCTATTGCTCCATCGAGAGGAATTCGTCAGGGTGATCCTATCAGCCCCTATTTGTTTCTGCTCTGCACTGAAGGACTGTCAAGTCTGTTACTCCAAAAGGAGAGTTGTGGCGAGCTACATGGCATTAGGAACGGTCGTTCCGGTCCTCCTATCTCACATCTCCTGTTTGCCGATGACAGTATCTTCTTTGCTAGATCTGATGCTCGTAGCGTGGCTGCTCTGAAGACCACTCTGGAACTATATTGCTCTGGTTCTGGTCAGTTAATTAACAAGGACAAGTCCTCTTTACTCTTTGGTCGTGGTTGTTCGGAGACTGTTAAGCAAACAGTAAAGGCGAGTCTTGGGATATCTAACGAAGCCTTCAATGACACTTACCTTGGTATGCCTACCGAGGTTGGTAAATCCCCTACTAGTATCTTCAAGTTCTTGCCAGATAGGGCTTGGCGATGTGTTCATGGATGGTCCGATCGACCGGTCTCGCGAGCAGGGAAAGAAACACTACTGAAATCTATCATTCAGGCGATCCCTACTTTCATCATGAGCTGCTTTGAACTTCCTATGGCTATCTGCAGAAGGTTCAGACAAATTATTGCCGATGAGTGGTGGGGCAGAGAGGATGGGAAAAGGAAGATACACCGGAGATCATGGGATTGGTTCACAACGCCCAAGTCTTTTGGCGGGATGGGTTTTCGGGATTTGCACATCTTCAATTTGGCAATGCTAGGCAAACAAGGGTGGCGACTACTTACTGTTCCGGACTCCTTGTGTGCTCGTGTCTTAAAAGGCCGATATTTCCCTCACACGGATTTCTGGAATGCACCGGCTCCGCGTTCAGCTTCTGCCACTTGGCGCAGCATTCTTGCTGGCCGTGACCTGCTCAAGATGGGAGTTCAATGGGGAATTGGGGACGGCTGCCAGGTTCACATTACTTCTGACCACTGGATCCCTTCATCTCCGCCTTGTGTTCTCCAGCCGCTCTCTCCTATTCCTGCCAATGCTAAAGTTAAGTGCCTTATGTATGAGGAAAGCAGGTCCTGGAATGAAGCAACGCTGCGTGCCTTCTTTCGGAATGACGTCGCATGCGAGATTCTTCAGATCCCTATCTAAAAGCATGGTGAGGATTTTGTTCGACGGCCATTCACAAGATTCGGGGAATACACGGTGCGATCAGCCTACAATTTGGCTCGGTCTGCACACTTCCTGGAGTCTCATAGTTCAAAAGGAAAGGGTTTGAGTTCCAATTTTTCTTCCCAGGAAAAGGATTGGAGACTGCTATGGTCTATCAAAGCACCGGGCAAGATGAAAGTTGTCTTATGGCGCTTTGCGCACAATTGTTTACCATCTGGGGAACAACTTAAACGCCGCCAGGTACCCAATTCTAAACACTGCTGCTTTTGTGCTCGGTCTGAATATGTTGAGCATGCTCTGCTGTTTTGCCCACATGCCAGGGACGTGTGGGATATCATCAAAGAGGAATATAATTTCAGCTTGCACCGTGGCACTTTTCTGTCTCCAAGGCAATGGATTTTTGACTTCTTGGCAAGGTCGTCTGATCAGGTGCGTACTGTCCTAGTTGTGACCCTCTGGCATATTTGGGAGGCTCGAAACTTTGCGAGAAACAGTCCGAAGGCTCCCCATCCACGACGTACTGCTGAGAAGATCAAGGCTTATGTCGCCCTTATCCCGCAGCATCTTTTCCTTCCAGTATCTGAACATAGGCGTGAAACCAATGCTTCCAGCTCCgactggtctccgccgccgtcaggTACCATCATGTTCTACTCAGACGCTGCAACTTTCTCGAGCCTGGATAAGTCTGGCATTGGGGTCGTCGGCAGGGATGACAGAGGTCAATTCGTGGTGGCCTGTAGCGAGCCGATTGAGGGTAGCTTGGAACCTGAAATGGCTGAGGCCATGGCTCTTCGACGTGCTGTTCTTTTGGCGCATGATGTACAGGTTTCAGATGTTATCTTTGCCTCTGACTGTCTCTCACTTGTGCAAAGAATCAACTCGCCTATGAGTGACCGTTCTTCAGTTGGAGTGGTGGTGGCTGATATCAAGTCTATGTCTGAAAGTTTCTCTTCAGTGTCCTTCAAGCATGTTCGTCGGAATTTGAATGTTCCTGCTCATGTGCTAGCTAAATCATGTATGAACTATTCTAGTCTTTGTGTGTTCCATTCTGTTCCGGATTGTATCCGGCAAACTCTGTGTAATGTTGTTCATTAATCTATAAAGCCGACTTTCTCTCTCAAAAAAAAAACAAGATGCAAGATGGCATATAATGTATTTTTACATTGAATCATGGATGGTGCATTGGTGACATTTTCTTTAGAGTATGATGATCATCTTTGTTTTACATCGTCTCCCAACTTTATTTTGTTCTTATGTCGGCTTCAAAATTCCTACATTGGTGGTTGGCAAAATGACTGGAGTAGTATATTTCTTCGTCAGGTCGCTATGTTGGTGGTTGGCAAGATAACATAATGCACGTGCTGACTGACGTAAGATGGCGGCAAACAACAATGACCTGAGAAGCATCTCGGCCGAATCGGCTGGCCGACGACGGGGTGCAGGACAACGACCTGGAGAAGCATCTCATCTTGCTCTCCGTAGTCTATCCGCTCTCTATGGTCATTTCTCTGGCAGTTGACTTGAAGCTTTCCTTGTTCAAAGAAATTCATTGATGATTGAGCAGAAAAATTGACTTAGAGGGAGTGCCATAGAGCCCGTATGGGCAGAGGTAATTTAAGTAGCTTGTCCGCTGTAAAATTACATGGCAGGCAAAACAAACTAGCCAAGACTACGTTGCATGGAAAAATAAAACTGAATGGGTTTGTCACATGCACGATGTAACTCACCTCCATTCATCTCGTAAAATTACCTCACAAGGCCTTCTGCTTACGGTTGTTTCAGAGGGACACGCTCGTTCCTCCAAATTGTAATTTTACCTCCCAGGACCTTTTTCTTTGGGTGCGCTTAATTGTGGTGTGCGTAGGGTGTATGGAGAGAGGCTGGGGTGAGGAATATATAACACGTCCTGTCGCCGGCCAGTCCGGCCTCGTCGCCGTCCTCCGACCTCAGCGCGCCTCCCGCCACCGGCCACTCCGACCTCGTCGGCGCCCCCCGACCCCAGCGCTCCTCCCGCCACCGGCCCTGGATCCATGCGCAGCCGACCCTGGATCCCCACGCGCCATCGGCCCTGGATCTCAGCATGCCGCCGTCGACCCTGGATCCCAACCTGCCGCCCCGGCCGCTATCCTTGGATCCCACCACCGCGCCGCCCGGCAGTGGACCTCCGCGCGCGTCGCGGCCACCACATCCTGCACACCACCGCCGACGCGGACCACCCGCACCAATCACCCCCAGTGTTGAGGTCAGACGGGCTGCACTCGACTTTCACCAACCACCATCGCCGTCGGCGCCTTGGGCCCCACAACTGGCGTGACCCACCTACCCCGCTGCGTTGCTCGACCTCCCTCACCTGGTCCTTCTCGACGCCCGCCTTCTAGCCGTGTCGCCGGTTCCCCCACCCTGTAGCTATCGTTGACTTTCTTCCCACGGCAAATTTGAACTTCATCGTGTCGCTGGCTTCTTCCTCCAGATCTGAGCCTTTCTTCCTCCATGTTGCAGAGTGTTTCAAAATTCTAAGGTCCATGCCGAGGTCAGGAGGTGCCATCCCGTTGCTCGTCAACCTTCCCGGAGTCCGGCATCTCTTTGTGCTTTTGGTCGCTGTCATTTATGTCAATAGTGAGAGAGAGTAGAGTTTTTGTTGTATGCTTTACTGTCCTCGGTGTTGTTACTACATGCTCTGTGAAAAAAGCTCGCTTCCACTAGTAGGTTGCCGTTGTTGTACTGGAGCAAAAGGGAATTAACAAttaatatataagaatttgtgTTTTGTTGTACTATCGCTACTTCTTGTAGCTTTGGTAAACAAAAGTTAAAATTTTGTTGAAATGTGTGCATCTTTTGCATTATATGGGAGTGAGAGATTGAGAAATATGAATGTGTATGTTAGTGCTCTATTGTGCTTGCTACTTTTACAACATCAGTCCTGCCATTCCTTTGTTTAATGAAAATATGAATGTGTATTTGCTGACTCAAACACAAAAATTCAAAGAAGTTCAATATAAAAGCCACTAGAAGTTCAAACACTAAAACTTCAGCAAAAATCATAAATTGAAAGATGCTTATCAAAACAAAGAGGTTCAAAAAAGGTACTTTGATTTTTATTGCAAAACATATTTTTCATGTTTCTAAAAAATCCAAGAAAGGTCAAATTAAATAACATAACATTTCAAAAAAGTTTATTAAATACGAAGTTTCCccaattctaaaataaatttaaaTTCACATTGAAGTTCATGTATAAAAAAGTTGAAGTTCGCATATAGTACAAAGGTGCATTTCTAAAAAAGATGTAAGAATAAATTTATATATTTTCTaagaataaaaccaagaagtccaaatttCAAAAATAGAGAAGTTTGCTGTTTATAAAAACTCACATTTTCTTGGTACTAAAAGAAATAAAATGAAGAACTTCAAATCTTCACATTTCTAAAAAGCACACAAAAGAAGTTGAAAAAAAGTTAGAGCGGTTTTGATGTctataaaaaactcagatttttTCCTTTACTAAAGTAAAATAGGGAGAAGTTCAAATTGACAACAGACGAAAGTTCACGTACTGCATGGTATGAGAAAAATATGAGTAAAAATGTGAAGTCCAATtttttgttgctagaagttcaagtgcacATACCAGGAAAGTTCAAAAAGTTCCTCCTGTTCAACAAGTTTCCTCAACGGAAGCTCAAATTAAAATAACAAAAAATAGTTTAGAAAAATTAATTAGAAAAATATTGTGGAGGGTGTCCAATATTTATGACAAAACTGAGATATTTTGATGCTAAAAGaaataaaccaagaagtccaaattatATAAAAAAGAGAAGTTCAATATTTATAAAAAAAACACACGTTTTCTTCGTTACTAAAGATTAAAATTAAAAaggttcaaattaaaataaaaggaGTAGTTTGATGTTTACGGAAAACTCAATTTTTTCCATTTCTAGGAAAAATAAAGGTATGAGTttcaattttaaaaaaatgtttgatacttatttgaaAACATATTTTTTTCCCTATGAATGAGACTAAGAAGTTCAATTTGAAATAACTGAGAAGTTAGAAGTatataaaaaactcagatttgttgcaagaagttcacgtgcaCCTCCGTGCACGGTTCAGAATTTATACTGCAGGTCATTCGATCTCCAATTACATGTTTTAAAATGGCAAAAAATGATGTTCAACCTTCAATTCTGTGTAACTCAACGTATACACAAAAATGTGAGAGAAGTTCATTTtgaaaacaacgagaagttcaagTACGGCAAGGAATGAATTTCAGGTGAGAaataaaagtatagaaaaataaaagcttaaaaggtttgttgacAGAAGTTGAAGTGCTCTATCCGGGAAAattcaaaaattcttgcgagaAAGGTTCATCTTGTATTTCCATCTTCAAAAACACAAAAAAGAATTATtatttttgtgttttaaaataattctctcaatccacgaagaagttcagttattatttgggagcgatttgatttcaaaaagaaaacaaaatttcaaattataaaaatggaaaaagttcatgtactacatggtgtgtgtttAATATGAGAAAAATGAATTAAAAGCTAAGGCCcaattttgttgttgttataagttcaagtactcggtcggagaaagttaaaaaagtTATTGtaagagaggtttgtacaaaaagaatatcatttgtgtaacactgacgaatgaatgagaaaattacaaacgaaaaatACGTCACaaaagttcaacgtgaaaacaacaGGAAGTTCACCTACTACATTGAATGAAtatcagatgaaaaacttttaaaatcgtcgcgagtatgaaaaaatgatcaacacgggaaagttgcgtgtttacaacagctttccatcgggatatcacttgctcaatttcggtgagtggatggagagctacaagaagtggatggagatctacgagcaaaaaaaacacgtgcaaaacagagtgaagttcaagtagaaatgccgagaagttcaggttcttcacgcggtgcattttcgaagaatttGTTTCGCGATACAGGCAGAACAAATGATCTCGTTGTTTTTGAAATTACTtaaaaacggctaggaatcagagaaaaccatcaacatgaaaaagtttcacatttttcgtagcttttcagtggtatattatttgccccattccgataaagtttgtagaaattacggcaaaaatacgtttttagccattttcaaaactgacataaaaccgtaatgaattaggagaaacaatatatacaaaaaagtttcgcatttcttcatgctttccaacgccatatcatttgctgcatttggacgtacggttaaaaattagcttgaaaatacgaactcggtggaacttgtaccgttttctaaattacttttaaaccgttcaaaattagaaaaacttttaacatgaaaaagtagcgcattttcataagctttccaatgccatattatttgcctcaattggattagctgtttagaaatgacatcgaaaatacgaactcgggtgtTCCGTTTGCGAAATTCTACGATTTtccgaattactctttaaccgtagggaattagagaaaactttcaacatgtggaaggagcggttttgcagcagctttccaacgccatattatttgcctcattccgataaatggTTTAAAAATgtgatcgaaaatacgattcacgttttttgtacaAAGacaaaacggttttcaaaactgctcttaaaccacttatattttgccaaaaatttaacttgggtcatatAGCAAGCCCCATTTAgacaccttttagctgaagttcaacctagcacacGGGGAAGGTCAGGCGTGTTACTCGGGAAGCTCATGTtgtgatcacgggatcagaataatattttCATCACAACCTGAACTACCTGAGTAACGCGCCtgaatacacacacacacacacacacacacataaacactattctgatcatgggatcagaataatattctgatcataacctgacctgccccgctggtagtacgttgaacttcctttgtactaggttgaacttccgctaACATTGCCCAAacggggcttgcgatataccgttggaaagctatggacaccaatatcatgacccaacttaaatttttgacaaaatataagcggtttaagagcagttttgaaaaccgtttttcttcacacacaaaacgtgaatcatattttcgatcgcatttctaaaccgtttatcagaatgaggcatataatatggcgttggaa containing:
- the LOC125517641 gene encoding uncharacterized protein LOC125517641: MADRGSNSTLDAAATGEAGTLDSLDRRAPAPATRDPVPTPAPVLGEFGSDSAPRVVEMMERLRLTAIEAQPVLVDDEDEVDQVDPGRALVGKVLSPNVLHINTIPSAMRPAWGNPQGLLFHPAGDNLFVAEFATPADRARVLEGSPWMVGRHAVLFKDFDAEIQPTQMIFDRLTIWARIMALPPRLMKSKLGMEFAKSIGKIVRVESDADGRCWGPYMRVRAEVLVQEPVVRYVTVTSAKTKSTETYSVMYERLPFFCFSCGLLGHSSMLCPTPGVRDENGELPYAAMKVCVPDDQPKRSGGSKSSFASSSSGFFQRTSGQKTFTAGTRISNPSSQANNVAKNDVVDETEVSSPAKGGPGRGSSSRGRGRASSARGRGRGKIGGSGKELFPVSKSKKGMSGQKRKTAKDTPGQLSEGTTCSEINQLAIVLSGNSVGAAPPLEMIGDIESDKKQRTSPTRSADPAVAAEQHRQMQ